Proteins found in one Halobaculum sp. MBLA0147 genomic segment:
- a CDS encoding DNA polymerase IV, whose translation MEETLPGVGDDGPGERVVCHVDMDCFYASCERLKEPELAGEPVVVGMGYESGESHGAVATASYEAREYGVDSAQPISDALDRLPRAADADASDPDAPDPAEAGHYRPVDMEFYESVASDVKAVLHDLADTVREVSIDEAYLDVTDRTRWDRVGEDADDTTADTAAGGGGPGDGTGGEGDDSGGRTLAEGFARHVREEIQRRVGVPASVGVAPNMAVAKVASDYDKPDGLTVVPPDRVREFLAPLPVEDIHGVGPVRAREFAEMGIETAGDLAAADPTTLVERFGDRGRELYDRARGRDDREVTPRGRPKSLSRESAFTEATSDETAKREKVRALAADVAERARSRDATYQTIGIKAVRPPFDVNTRAESLSGPVDDPELVREVALELLTEFADEEVRKLGVRVSKLSFSGGDQTTLGGYDAADADRSGENETAGCAATAAAGDGSGPAAEPVASATLDEWETESRDRTPPETLAEWAADAGTTGGRRDGETDGDGGVDGNGRRRRQPSLRSFDTTDREGGGATETGETVDEESDDE comes from the coding sequence ATGGAGGAGACGCTCCCCGGGGTGGGCGACGACGGGCCGGGCGAGCGGGTGGTGTGTCACGTCGACATGGACTGTTTCTACGCCTCGTGTGAGCGCCTGAAGGAGCCCGAGTTGGCCGGCGAGCCGGTCGTCGTCGGGATGGGGTACGAGTCCGGGGAGAGCCACGGCGCGGTGGCGACGGCGAGCTACGAGGCTCGGGAGTACGGCGTCGACTCCGCCCAGCCGATCTCGGACGCGCTCGACCGGCTCCCACGAGCCGCCGACGCCGACGCGTCCGATCCGGACGCCCCCGACCCCGCGGAGGCCGGCCACTACCGCCCGGTCGACATGGAGTTCTACGAGTCCGTCGCGAGCGACGTGAAGGCGGTGCTCCACGACCTCGCTGACACCGTCCGTGAGGTGTCTATCGACGAGGCGTACCTCGACGTGACAGACCGCACGCGGTGGGATCGGGTGGGTGAGGACGCCGACGACACCACGGCCGACACCGCGGCCGGCGGGGGCGGACCGGGCGACGGAACAGGCGGCGAGGGAGACGACAGCGGCGGTCGCACGCTCGCGGAGGGGTTCGCACGGCACGTCCGCGAGGAGATCCAGCGGCGCGTCGGTGTCCCGGCCAGCGTCGGCGTCGCGCCGAACATGGCCGTCGCCAAGGTGGCGTCGGACTACGACAAGCCGGACGGGCTGACAGTCGTCCCGCCGGACCGCGTGCGGGAGTTCCTCGCGCCGCTCCCGGTGGAGGACATCCACGGCGTCGGGCCGGTGCGGGCTCGCGAGTTCGCGGAGATGGGGATCGAGACCGCCGGGGACCTCGCGGCCGCGGACCCGACGACGCTCGTCGAACGGTTCGGCGACCGCGGCCGGGAGTTGTACGATCGGGCACGTGGCCGCGACGACCGCGAGGTGACCCCGCGCGGGCGACCGAAGTCGCTGTCGCGCGAGTCGGCGTTCACCGAGGCGACGAGCGACGAGACGGCGAAACGCGAGAAGGTCCGCGCGCTGGCGGCCGACGTGGCCGAGCGCGCCCGCTCGCGGGACGCGACCTACCAGACCATCGGGATCAAGGCCGTCCGGCCGCCGTTCGACGTGAACACCCGTGCGGAGTCGCTGTCTGGACCGGTCGACGATCCCGAGTTGGTCCGAGAGGTGGCACTGGAGTTGCTGACGGAGTTCGCGGACGAGGAGGTGCGGAAACTCGGCGTCCGGGTGTCGAAGCTCTCGTTCAGCGGCGGCGATCAGACGACACTCGGCGGCTACGACGCGGCGGACGCCGACCGGTCGGGCGAGAACGAGACGGCCGGCTGTGCGGCGACCGCGGCTGCGGGCGACGGTTCGGGGCCCGCCGCGGAGCCCGTCGCGTCTGCGACACTCGACGAGTGGGAGACGGAGAGCCGAGACCGTACTCCCCCGGAGACGCTCGCCGAGTGGGCCGCAGACGCCGGGACGACGGGCGGCCGGAGAGACGGGGAGACGGACGGCGACGGCGGCGTGGACGGGAACGGGCGACGGCGGCGACAGCCGTCGCTTCGCTCGTTCGACACTACCGACCGCGAAGGTGGCGGCGCCACCGAGACCGGCGAGACCGTGGACGAGGAGAGCGACGACGAGTGA
- the hflX gene encoding GTPase HflX, producing the protein MQAGSRLDGGRAVVAARRADAQPDTEEIERLAESAGFEVVDTLTQRRREDRTYNLGRGKAEELGRRVAETDADAVVFDGELTPGQYGDLLGLLPAETRVVDRYRLVLEIFAAGAGDARAKTQVELATLEYEFPRLRQITEMQSMSSYTEKGAPVYDVDDRIDRLRTELRELEAAARDRRAERREQGFDLVAVAGYTNAGKSTLTHRLADELSLADHDAAHDDESVAANAEDRLFETLETTTRRATVDGRRLLVTDTVGLIDDLPHDLVESFSTTLSEIADSDAVAAVIDAAMDEEPFRRRAETTLDVLAGEADPECVIPVLNKVDAVDEATLAQRRETVAELAPDAADPVAISALHGDGVDRLTTVLVQRLPSGETTLELPNTGEAQALVSWLHDRGETETTYEGDGVTVEFAGRPDVVAEAERRAASLDGSE; encoded by the coding sequence ATGCAAGCAGGATCACGACTCGACGGTGGGCGGGCCGTAGTGGCCGCCCGCCGCGCAGACGCACAGCCAGACACCGAGGAGATCGAACGGTTGGCCGAGTCGGCCGGGTTCGAGGTGGTCGACACCCTCACCCAACGCCGCCGCGAGGACCGCACCTACAACCTCGGGCGCGGGAAGGCGGAGGAACTCGGCCGTCGCGTCGCCGAGACGGACGCCGACGCGGTGGTGTTCGACGGGGAACTCACGCCGGGGCAGTACGGCGACCTGCTCGGGTTGCTCCCCGCGGAGACGCGCGTCGTCGACCGCTACCGACTGGTGTTGGAGATCTTCGCCGCCGGGGCGGGCGACGCCCGTGCGAAGACCCAAGTCGAACTCGCGACGCTCGAGTACGAGTTTCCGCGACTCCGACAGATCACTGAGATGCAGTCGATGAGTTCCTACACCGAGAAGGGGGCGCCGGTGTACGACGTCGACGACCGGATCGACCGCCTGCGGACGGAGCTCCGAGAGTTGGAGGCGGCGGCGCGTGACCGTCGCGCCGAGCGACGCGAACAGGGATTCGACCTCGTCGCCGTGGCGGGGTACACGAACGCCGGGAAGTCGACGCTGACCCACCGGTTGGCCGACGAGTTGTCGTTGGCGGACCACGACGCCGCCCACGACGACGAGTCCGTCGCCGCCAACGCCGAAGACCGGCTGTTCGAGACGCTGGAGACGACGACCCGTCGGGCGACCGTCGACGGGCGGCGACTGCTCGTGACGGACACGGTCGGGCTGATCGACGACCTCCCACACGATCTGGTGGAGTCGTTCTCGACCACGCTCTCGGAGATCGCCGACAGTGACGCGGTGGCCGCGGTGATCGACGCCGCGATGGACGAGGAACCCTTCCGCCGGCGCGCCGAGACGACCCTGGACGTGTTGGCCGGCGAGGCCGATCCCGAGTGTGTGATCCCGGTGTTGAACAAGGTCGACGCCGTCGACGAGGCGACGCTGGCGCAGCGTCGCGAGACGGTCGCGGAGTTGGCGCCCGACGCGGCCGATCCGGTGGCGATCTCCGCGCTGCACGGGGACGGTGTCGACCGACTCACCACGGTGCTGGTCCAACGGCTCCCGAGCGGAGAGACGACGCTGGAGTTGCCGAACACGGGCGAGGCGCAGGCGCTCGTCTCGTGGCTCCACGACCGCGGGGAGACGGAGACGACGTACGAGGGAGACGGCGTGACCGTCGAGTTCGCCGGCCGGCCGGACGTGGTCGCGGAGGCCGAGCGGCGCGCGGCGTCGCTCGACGGGTCCGAGTAG
- the cyaB gene encoding class IV adenylate cyclase, with product MEVKVRADHEAVRAELAESDAEPLGAVEQVDTYYDAPDRDFAETDEALRIRRETVVAPEPDEYGGETDPGEPEPTAETETTKVTYKGPLVETESKTREEYETAVADGEALAGVLDGLGYEPAATVEKHRERFALDDYVVTLDTVTDLGTFVEVERETTRDRVTAVRDGARELLDRLGLDPDEQIRTSYLGLLLDGT from the coding sequence GTGGAGGTGAAGGTGCGCGCGGACCACGAGGCGGTCCGCGCCGAACTCGCGGAGTCGGACGCGGAGCCACTGGGTGCCGTCGAGCAGGTCGACACCTACTACGACGCGCCGGACCGCGACTTCGCGGAGACGGACGAGGCGCTCCGGATCAGACGCGAGACGGTCGTCGCGCCGGAGCCAGACGAGTACGGCGGCGAGACGGACCCCGGCGAGCCCGAACCCACGGCCGAGACGGAGACGACGAAGGTGACGTACAAGGGGCCGCTGGTGGAGACCGAGTCGAAGACGCGCGAGGAGTACGAGACGGCCGTCGCGGACGGCGAGGCGTTGGCGGGTGTCCTCGACGGGCTAGGCTACGAGCCGGCGGCGACCGTCGAGAAACACCGCGAGCGGTTCGCTCTCGACGACTACGTCGTCACCCTCGACACGGTGACGGACCTGGGGACGTTCGTCGAGGTGGAACGCGAGACCACCCGCGACCGCGTCACGGCGGTGCGAGACGGTGCTCGCGAGCTGCTCGACCGACTCGGGCTGGATCCGGACGAGCAGATCCGCACCTCCTACCTCGGACTGTTGCTCGACGGGACGTAG
- a CDS encoding Rid family hydrolase encodes MTRRRVSSGTEWEERVGYSRAVRTGDTVRVAGTTAVDEDGEPMTEAGPAAQTERALEIVGEALAEADAALSDVVRTRLYVTDADDWEAVGRAHGRMFEDVRPATTLVEVAALIEPGLVVEVEATAVVE; translated from the coding sequence GTGACCAGACGACGCGTCTCCAGCGGGACGGAGTGGGAGGAGCGAGTCGGTTACTCGCGGGCGGTCCGGACGGGCGACACCGTCCGCGTCGCCGGGACGACTGCGGTCGACGAGGACGGTGAACCGATGACCGAGGCCGGGCCGGCCGCACAGACCGAGCGCGCCCTGGAGATCGTGGGCGAGGCACTCGCCGAGGCCGACGCAGCGCTCTCCGACGTGGTCCGGACGCGACTGTACGTGACGGACGCCGACGACTGGGAGGCGGTGGGTCGCGCCCACGGGCGGATGTTCGAGGACGTGCGCCCGGCAACGACGCTCGTCGAGGTGGCCGCGTTGATCGAGCCGGGACTCGTCGTCGAGGTGGAGGCGACCGCGGTCGTGGAGTGA
- a CDS encoding methionine adenosyltransferase: MRNVRVSQLDRNAVEDQDVEIVERKGIGHPDSICDGIAEAVSRSLSQLYLDRVGKVLHYNTDETQLVAGRAAPAFEGGEVLEPIYILIVGRATKEYEGEQFPVESTALSAAREYLASVAPELDLETDVVIDVKLGEGSGDLQSVFGEDGVEVPMANDTSYGVGHAPLTETEEIVLTAERELNGSYAADHPELGPDVKIMGKREGDHVDITVAAAIVDRYVDDVDDYVAAVEEIEAFVADLAESHTDRTVSVEVNTADDLEAGSIYLTTTGLSAEQGDDGSVGRGNRANGLITPNRPMSMEATSGKNPVNHIGKIYNLLSTEVAHAVVDEADGIRDLQIRILSQIGRPIDRPHVADTRVVTEDGVTVADVEAEVTEIVDEKLANVTDVTRRAVEGDVSTF; encoded by the coding sequence ATGAGGAACGTACGCGTCTCCCAGTTGGACCGTAACGCGGTGGAAGACCAGGACGTCGAGATCGTGGAGCGCAAGGGGATCGGCCACCCGGACTCGATCTGTGACGGGATCGCCGAGGCCGTCTCGCGGTCGCTCTCGCAGTTGTACCTCGACCGCGTCGGGAAGGTGCTCCACTACAACACCGACGAGACGCAACTCGTCGCCGGGCGTGCCGCCCCGGCGTTCGAGGGCGGCGAAGTCTTGGAGCCGATCTACATCCTGATCGTCGGCCGGGCGACGAAGGAGTACGAGGGCGAGCAGTTCCCCGTCGAGTCGACGGCCCTGTCGGCGGCCCGCGAGTACCTCGCGAGCGTCGCGCCGGAGTTGGACTTGGAGACGGACGTGGTGATCGACGTGAAACTCGGCGAGGGGTCGGGTGACCTCCAGAGCGTCTTCGGCGAGGACGGCGTCGAGGTGCCGATGGCCAACGACACCTCCTACGGCGTCGGGCACGCACCGCTCACGGAGACGGAGGAGATCGTCCTCACCGCCGAACGGGAACTCAACGGCTCGTACGCGGCCGACCACCCGGAACTCGGCCCGGACGTGAAGATCATGGGGAAACGCGAGGGCGACCACGTCGACATCACCGTCGCGGCGGCCATCGTCGACCGGTACGTCGACGACGTAGACGACTACGTCGCGGCCGTCGAGGAGATCGAGGCGTTCGTCGCCGATCTCGCGGAGTCGCACACTGACCGGACGGTCTCCGTGGAGGTCAACACGGCCGACGACCTGGAGGCGGGGTCGATCTACCTCACCACCACCGGGCTGTCGGCCGAACAGGGTGACGACGGCTCCGTGGGACGCGGGAACCGCGCGAACGGGCTCATCACGCCGAACCGGCCGATGAGTATGGAGGCGACCTCCGGCAAGAACCCGGTCAACCACATCGGGAAGATCTACAACCTGCTGTCGACGGAGGTCGCCCACGCGGTCGTCGACGAGGCCGACGGGATTCGCGACCTCCAGATCCGGATTCTCAGCCAGATCGGCCGGCCCATCGACCGGCCACACGTCGCGGACACCCGTGTCGTCACCGAGGACGGCGTCACGGTCGCCGACGTGGAGGCGGAGGTGACGGAGATCGTCGACGAGAAGCTCGCGAACGTCACCGACGTGACCCGTCGCGCCGTCGAGGGCGACGTGTCCACCTTCTGA
- a CDS encoding thioredoxin family protein, which yields MAETDLETLRPAPDWDAAAHADAVETLGTAELTYHVWTADWCPDCREQVPAFAAALDAAGVDPSAVHVYPVERDDDGKYGPGMETFDVSLIPTVVVERDGEELARFEESAPRPLVVALAAALADATE from the coding sequence CTGGCCGAGACCGACCTGGAGACGCTCCGTCCCGCGCCCGACTGGGACGCCGCCGCGCACGCCGACGCGGTAGAGACACTGGGGACGGCGGAACTCACCTACCACGTCTGGACCGCCGACTGGTGTCCGGACTGTCGCGAGCAGGTGCCCGCGTTCGCGGCGGCCCTCGACGCGGCCGGTGTGGACCCGAGTGCCGTCCACGTCTACCCGGTCGAACGGGACGACGACGGTAAGTACGGCCCCGGGATGGAGACGTTCGACGTGTCACTGATCCCGACGGTGGTCGTCGAGCGCGACGGCGAGGAACTGGCGCGGTTCGAGGAGTCCGCGCCACGCCCGCTCGTGGTCGCCCTCGCGGCGGCGCTGGCCGACGCGACCGAGTGA
- a CDS encoding CopG family transcriptional regulator codes for MTQIEVSLSDQTDGEIRRLVEQGEFINRDQAVEDLLSRGLSAYQTTEDEPTTEMDESMFDQMTDEQQDPALQDEGTGDEYTF; via the coding sequence GTGACTCAGATCGAAGTGTCGCTGTCGGACCAGACCGACGGCGAGATCCGGCGGCTCGTCGAGCAGGGAGAGTTCATCAACCGCGACCAGGCGGTCGAGGACCTCCTCTCGCGTGGCCTGTCGGCGTACCAGACGACCGAAGACGAGCCGACGACGGAGATGGACGAGAGCATGTTCGACCAGATGACGGACGAACAGCAGGACCCGGCGCTCCAAGACGAGGGGACCGGCGACGAGTACACCTTCTGA
- a CDS encoding amino acid permease, giving the protein MSDDEELAKDLGLLSALTIGVGTMIGAGIFVLPGQAAAAAGPAVALSFVIGGGISLLTAMSASELGTAMPKAGGSYYYVNHALGPLFGSIAGWGNWMGLAFASAFYTLGFGEYLATFLPMPAPSLGTLAIAGLSLGPFGLSEFQVGALLAGTVFITVNYVGAKETGSIQIVIVTVLVAILTAFSVLGFLQADVSTLMPFFPSETGGATAVLPATGLVFVSFLGFAKITTVAEELKNPGRNLPLAVIGSVLIVTAMYAVIMVVLMGVVNWRQLGPDFTTTPVLDVAEIAFGTVGLAAFGVALLTFAGLLATASSANASILASSRINFAMGRDRLITSKLSEVHPRFATPYRSIAVTGGLILGFIVVGDVKTLAKAGSVLHLIVYGMLNLALIVMRESEAEEYDPDWTVPLYPIVPILGAITSFGLIAFMKPIEIALSLVFVGGGVVWYFLYARGKADKTGILSQYILSNADEVPDPAVSAAKSVQPDGGQYRVLVPLANPETERDLITLASAVAKQRGGVVDAVHVITVPDQTSLEYASDHLEEFEEEYHAVLDDARTDAETFGVEVETHTIVSHRGYEEIFDAARTHDSDLVVMGWDPEAHGGSGRLESRTSELGADLPCDFLALRDRGFDPEHVLLPTAGGPESDLSAELASILRREYDSEVTLLHVADDEDRGVAFMDDWARDHGLSDVNIRVETGDTEAAIERAARDATMVLLGATERGLLSRIVDGSAVIDVAENLDCSVVLAERPTGRSLRERLFG; this is encoded by the coding sequence GTGAGCGACGACGAGGAACTCGCGAAGGACCTCGGGTTGCTGTCGGCGCTCACCATCGGTGTCGGGACGATGATCGGCGCGGGAATCTTCGTCCTGCCCGGACAGGCGGCCGCGGCGGCCGGTCCGGCGGTCGCGCTCTCGTTCGTGATCGGCGGCGGGATCTCGCTGCTCACGGCGATGTCCGCCTCCGAGTTGGGGACCGCGATGCCGAAGGCCGGCGGGAGCTACTACTACGTGAACCACGCGCTCGGACCGCTGTTCGGCTCCATAGCCGGCTGGGGGAACTGGATGGGACTCGCCTTCGCGAGCGCCTTCTACACGCTCGGGTTCGGGGAGTACCTCGCGACGTTCCTCCCGATGCCCGCTCCCTCGCTCGGGACGCTCGCGATCGCCGGCCTCTCGCTGGGGCCGTTCGGGCTGAGCGAGTTCCAGGTCGGCGCGCTGTTGGCCGGCACCGTCTTCATCACGGTCAACTACGTCGGCGCCAAGGAGACGGGGAGTATCCAGATCGTCATCGTCACGGTCCTCGTCGCGATCCTCACCGCGTTCTCGGTGCTCGGGTTCCTGCAGGCGGACGTGTCGACGCTGATGCCGTTCTTCCCGAGCGAGACCGGCGGGGCGACGGCGGTACTCCCGGCGACCGGGCTGGTGTTCGTCTCCTTCCTCGGGTTCGCCAAGATCACCACCGTCGCGGAGGAGTTGAAGAACCCCGGTCGGAACCTCCCGTTGGCGGTGATCGGGAGCGTCCTGATCGTCACCGCGATGTACGCCGTGATCATGGTCGTGTTGATGGGCGTCGTCAACTGGCGACAGTTGGGGCCCGACTTCACGACCACGCCGGTGTTGGACGTGGCCGAGATCGCCTTCGGAACGGTCGGGCTGGCCGCGTTCGGGGTGGCGCTGTTGACGTTCGCGGGGCTGCTCGCGACCGCGTCTTCGGCGAACGCGTCGATCCTCGCGTCCTCGCGGATCAACTTCGCGATGGGGCGTGACCGACTGATCACGTCGAAACTCAGCGAGGTCCACCCACGGTTCGCGACGCCGTACCGCAGCATCGCCGTCACCGGCGGGCTGATCCTCGGGTTCATCGTCGTCGGCGACGTGAAGACGCTCGCGAAGGCCGGGAGCGTCCTCCACCTGATCGTCTACGGGATGTTGAACCTCGCGTTGATCGTGATGCGAGAGTCCGAGGCCGAGGAGTACGATCCCGACTGGACCGTCCCGCTGTACCCAATCGTCCCGATCCTCGGCGCGATCACCTCCTTCGGACTGATCGCGTTCATGAAGCCGATCGAGATCGCCCTCTCGTTGGTGTTCGTCGGCGGCGGTGTCGTGTGGTACTTCCTCTACGCCCGCGGGAAGGCGGACAAGACGGGCATCCTGAGTCAGTACATCCTCTCGAACGCCGACGAGGTGCCGGACCCAGCCGTCTCGGCGGCGAAGTCCGTCCAACCCGACGGCGGCCAGTACCGCGTGCTGGTCCCGCTGGCGAACCCGGAGACGGAACGCGACCTCATCACCCTCGCCAGCGCCGTCGCGAAACAGCGTGGCGGCGTCGTCGACGCCGTCCACGTGATCACGGTGCCGGACCAGACCTCCCTGGAGTACGCCAGCGACCACCTGGAGGAGTTCGAGGAGGAGTACCACGCCGTCTTGGACGACGCTCGCACGGACGCGGAGACGTTCGGCGTCGAGGTGGAGACACACACGATCGTCTCCCACCGCGGTTACGAGGAGATCTTCGACGCCGCTCGCACCCACGACTCGGATCTGGTCGTGATGGGGTGGGATCCAGAGGCACACGGCGGGAGCGGGCGGCTGGAGTCGCGCACCTCCGAGTTGGGTGCGGACCTGCCGTGTGACTTCCTGGCGCTGCGCGATCGCGGGTTCGACCCCGAACACGTCCTGTTGCCCACCGCCGGTGGGCCGGAGTCGGACCTCTCGGCGGAGTTGGCGTCGATCCTCCGGCGCGAGTACGACTCGGAGGTGACCCTGTTGCACGTCGCGGACGACGAGGACCGCGGCGTGGCGTTCATGGACGACTGGGCCCGCGACCACGGCCTCTCGGACGTGAACATCCGCGTCGAGACCGGCGACACGGAGGCGGCAATCGAGCGGGCTGCCCGCGACGCGACGATGGTGTTGCTCGGCGCGACGGAGCGCGGGCTCCTCTCGCGGATCGTCGACGGCTCCGCCGTGATCGACGTGGCCGAGAACCTCGACTGTTCGGTCGTCCTCGCCGAACGCCCGACCGGGCGGTCGTTACGCGAGCGACTGTTCGGCTGA
- a CDS encoding PLP-dependent cysteine synthase family protein, translated as MDDSVLDTIGSPLVRVDGPPGATVAAKLESRNPGGSAKDRPARAMIEAAEAAGELTPGDAIVEPTSGNTGVGIAVVAAAKGYDATVVMPDSKSAERRRLIRAYGADVELVDGDISDARERADELERQGMVQLHQFENGANPQAHYETTGPEILEQLDGRRPDALVCGVGTGGTITGIGRRLRGSFPEVDVVAVEPAENAVLSGDAPGDDAYQGMGPGFVSGNLDTDLLDGVLRVDLEAAEAECRRLAREEGILVGQSSGASNLAARRVAERFAAGESPEYDPIALDGWEPRADAGTAGEDPLVLTVYWDSGERYMSTGMFAANDREESGGDEHTDTA; from the coding sequence ATGGACGACTCCGTGCTGGACACCATCGGCTCGCCGTTGGTGCGCGTCGACGGCCCGCCGGGTGCCACGGTCGCCGCGAAGTTGGAGAGTCGGAACCCGGGTGGCTCCGCGAAGGACCGCCCGGCGCGGGCGATGATCGAGGCGGCCGAGGCTGCCGGCGAACTGACGCCGGGCGACGCCATCGTCGAACCCACCTCCGGCAACACCGGCGTCGGCATCGCCGTCGTCGCGGCCGCGAAGGGGTACGACGCCACCGTCGTGATGCCGGACTCGAAGAGCGCCGAGCGGCGACGACTGATCCGTGCCTACGGCGCGGACGTGGAACTCGTCGACGGGGACATCTCCGACGCCCGCGAGCGCGCCGACGAACTGGAACGACAGGGGATGGTGCAGCTCCACCAGTTCGAGAACGGCGCGAACCCGCAGGCGCACTACGAGACGACCGGCCCCGAGATCCTCGAGCAGCTGGACGGCCGTCGTCCGGACGCGCTGGTGTGTGGCGTCGGCACCGGCGGGACGATCACCGGGATCGGACGACGGCTCCGCGGGTCGTTCCCCGAGGTGGACGTGGTCGCCGTCGAGCCCGCCGAGAACGCGGTCCTCTCCGGCGATGCACCCGGCGACGACGCCTACCAGGGGATGGGCCCGGGGTTCGTCAGCGGGAACCTCGACACGGACCTGCTCGACGGCGTGCTCCGAGTGGACCTGGAGGCTGCGGAGGCGGAGTGCCGCCGTCTCGCTCGCGAGGAGGGGATCCTCGTCGGGCAGTCGTCGGGTGCGTCGAACCTCGCGGCTCGCCGGGTCGCCGAGCGGTTCGCGGCCGGTGAGTCGCCGGAGTACGACCCGATCGCACTCGACGGCTGGGAGCCGCGCGCGGACGCCGGCACGGCCGGCGAGGACCCGCTCGTCCTCACAGTCTACTGGGACTCCGGCGAGCGGTACATGTCGACGGGGATGTTCGCCGCCAACGACCGCGAGGAGTCCGGCGGCGACGAGCACACCGACACGGCTTAG
- a CDS encoding proteasome-activating nucleotidase, whose translation MTDTVEGVDLPYDEEASRQEKIEALRERLDALESQNEEMRDRLLDANAENNKYQQKLERLTHENKKLKQSPLFVATVQELTDEGVVIKQHGNNQEALTEVTDEMREDLEPDDRVAVNNSLSVVKRLENETDVRARVMQVDHSPEVNYEDIGGLDEQMTEVRETVEMPLKNPEMFDDVGIQPPSGVLLHGPPGTGKTMLAKAVANQTDATFIKMAGSELVHKFIGEGAKLVRDLFEVARENEPAVLFVDEIDAIASKRTDSKTSGDAEVQRTMMQLLSEMDGFDERGDIRIIAATNRFDMLDSAILRPGRFDRLIEVPKPDEEGRELIFQIHTRDMQTAEDVDYAELAEMATDASGADIKAICTEAGMFAIRDDRTEIRMGDFREAWEKIQDTDTDAEAGDAVAFA comes from the coding sequence ATGACCGACACGGTGGAGGGAGTCGACCTCCCGTACGACGAGGAGGCTTCCCGGCAGGAGAAGATCGAGGCGTTGCGCGAGCGGTTGGACGCACTGGAGTCACAGAACGAGGAGATGCGCGACCGGCTGCTCGACGCCAACGCGGAGAACAACAAGTACCAGCAGAAGCTGGAGCGGCTCACCCACGAGAACAAGAAGCTCAAACAGTCGCCGCTGTTCGTCGCGACCGTCCAGGAGCTCACCGACGAGGGGGTCGTCATCAAACAGCACGGCAACAACCAGGAGGCGCTCACCGAGGTCACCGACGAGATGCGCGAGGACCTGGAGCCGGACGACCGCGTCGCGGTGAACAACTCGCTGTCGGTGGTCAAGCGGCTGGAGAACGAGACGGACGTGCGGGCACGCGTGATGCAGGTCGACCACTCGCCGGAGGTGAACTACGAGGACATCGGCGGGCTCGACGAGCAGATGACGGAGGTACGCGAGACCGTCGAGATGCCGCTGAAGAACCCGGAGATGTTCGACGACGTGGGCATCCAGCCCCCGAGCGGCGTCTTACTCCACGGCCCGCCGGGGACGGGGAAGACGATGCTGGCGAAGGCCGTCGCGAACCAGACGGACGCGACGTTCATCAAGATGGCCGGCTCGGAGCTGGTCCACAAGTTCATCGGCGAGGGGGCCAAGTTGGTGCGTGACCTCTTCGAGGTGGCCCGCGAGAACGAGCCCGCCGTCCTGTTCGTCGACGAGATCGACGCCATCGCCTCCAAGCGGACGGACTCGAAGACCTCCGGGGACGCGGAGGTCCAGCGGACGATGATGCAGCTACTCTCGGAGATGGACGGGTTCGACGAGCGGGGCGACATCCGGATCATCGCCGCGACGAACCGGTTCGACATGCTCGACTCGGCGATCCTCCGCCCGGGCCGGTTCGACCGCCTCATCGAAGTGCCGAAGCCGGACGAGGAGGGCCGGGAGTTGATCTTCCAGATCCACACGCGGGACATGCAGACCGCCGAGGACGTGGACTACGCGGAACTCGCGGAGATGGCGACGGACGCCTCCGGGGCCGACATCAAGGCCATCTGTACGGAGGCGGGGATGTTCGCCATCCGCGACGACCGGACGGAGATCCGCATGGGTGACTTCCGCGAGGCGTGGGAGAAGATCCAAGACACCGACACGGACGCGGAAGCCGGCGACGCCGTCGCGTTCGCCTGA
- a CDS encoding winged helix-turn-helix transcriptional regulator, with protein MSASESAVAEETSETGWDAVAELPPSAKLVAKVLEYEDTLSQSQIAEETLLPPRTVRYALSRLEDADAVESRFSFADARKRLYTLSL; from the coding sequence ATGAGTGCCTCAGAGTCTGCAGTGGCCGAGGAGACGAGCGAGACCGGTTGGGACGCGGTCGCGGAGTTGCCGCCGAGCGCGAAGCTCGTCGCGAAGGTACTGGAGTACGAAGACACGCTCTCGCAGAGCCAGATCGCCGAGGAGACGCTGTTGCCGCCACGGACAGTCCGGTACGCCCTCTCGCGGCTGGAGGACGCCGACGCCGTGGAGTCGCGGTTCTCCTTCGCCGACGCTCGCAAGCGACTGTACACGCTGTCGCTGTAA